In Streptomyces sp. NBC_00704, a genomic segment contains:
- a CDS encoding TerD family protein: MTVNMTKGQAISLQKNDGGSLTAVRMGLGWQAAPRRGLFGSRTREIDLDASAVLFADKQPVDVVFFRHLVSDDGSVRHTGDNLVGGVGQGGDDEAILVDLARVPVHIDQIVFTVNSFTGQTFQEVQNAFCRLVDETNGQELARYTLAGGGAYTAQIMAKVHRVGGGWNMTALGTPANGRTFQDLMPAILPAL; the protein is encoded by the coding sequence GTGACCGTCAACATGACCAAGGGTCAGGCCATCAGTCTGCAGAAGAACGACGGGGGCAGCCTGACCGCGGTGCGCATGGGTCTCGGCTGGCAGGCGGCTCCGCGGCGCGGCCTGTTCGGCTCCCGGACCCGCGAGATCGACCTCGACGCCTCCGCGGTGCTGTTCGCGGACAAGCAGCCGGTCGACGTCGTCTTCTTCCGCCACCTGGTGAGCGACGACGGCTCGGTCCGTCACACCGGCGACAACCTCGTCGGCGGTGTCGGCCAGGGCGGTGACGACGAGGCGATCCTGGTGGACCTCGCGCGCGTGCCGGTCCACATCGACCAGATCGTCTTCACCGTGAACTCCTTCACCGGCCAGACGTTCCAGGAGGTGCAGAACGCCTTCTGCCGCCTGGTCGACGAGACCAACGGCCAGGAGCTCGCGCGCTACACGCTCGCGGGCGGCGGCGCTTACACGGCCCAGATCATGGCGAAGGTGCACCGCGTCGGCGGCGGCTGGAACATGACGGCCCTCGGCACGCCCGCCAACGGCCGCACGTTCCAGGACCTGATGCCGGCGATCCTGCCGGCGCTGTAA
- the uvrB gene encoding excinuclease ABC subunit UvrB, whose protein sequence is MRPVSHIERTVAPFEVVSPYQPSGDQPAAIAELAKRVEAGEKDVVLLGATGTGKSATTAWMIEKLQRPTLVMAPNKTLAAQLANEFRELLPNNAVEYFVSYYDYYQPEAYVPQSDTYIEKDSSINEEVERLRHSATNSLLTRRDVVVVASVSCIYGLGTPQEYVDRMVPLRVGDELDRDELLRRFVDIQYTRNDLAFTRGTFRVRGDTIEIFPVYEELAVRIEMFGDEIEALSTLHPLTGEIISDDRQLYIFPATHYVAGPERLERAANDIEKELGERLAELEKQGKLLEAQRLRMRTTYDLEMLRQIGSCSGVENYSMHFDGRLPGSPPNTLLDYFPDDFLLVIDESHVTVPQIGAMYEGDASRKRTLVDHGFRLPSALDNRPLKWEEFQERIGQTVYLSATPGKYELSRGDGVVEQIIRPTGLIDPEVVVKPTEGQIDDLVHEIRLRVEKDERVLVTTLTKKMAEDLTDYFLELGIQVRYLHSDVDTLRRIELLRELRAGEFDVLVGINLLREGLDLPEVSLVAILDADKEGFLRSGTSLIQTIGRAARNVSGQVHMYADKITPGMERAIEETNRRREKQVAYNTARGIDPQPLRKKINDIVAQIAREEVDTEQLLGTGYRAKKDGRGTKAPVPSLGEKSAKGVKAKAAKGKAAETVPTDRPAAELAGQIEEMTERMRAAAADLQFEVAARIRDEVSEMKKELRQMREAGLA, encoded by the coding sequence ATGCGGCCCGTTTCCCACATCGAACGCACGGTGGCGCCTTTCGAGGTCGTCAGTCCCTATCAGCCCAGCGGTGACCAGCCGGCGGCCATCGCCGAGCTGGCCAAGCGCGTCGAAGCAGGCGAGAAGGACGTCGTCCTGCTCGGCGCCACCGGCACCGGAAAGTCCGCGACCACCGCGTGGATGATCGAGAAGCTCCAGCGCCCCACCCTGGTGATGGCCCCGAACAAGACCCTGGCCGCCCAGCTGGCGAACGAGTTCCGCGAACTGCTGCCGAACAACGCGGTCGAATACTTCGTCTCGTACTACGACTACTACCAGCCCGAGGCGTACGTACCGCAGTCGGACACCTACATCGAGAAGGACTCCTCGATCAACGAGGAGGTCGAGCGTCTGCGTCACTCCGCGACCAACTCGCTGCTCACCCGGCGCGACGTCGTGGTGGTCGCCTCGGTCTCCTGCATCTACGGCCTCGGCACCCCGCAGGAGTACGTGGACCGGATGGTCCCCCTCCGGGTGGGCGACGAGCTCGACCGGGACGAGCTGCTGCGCCGCTTCGTCGACATCCAGTACACCCGCAACGACCTGGCCTTCACCCGCGGCACCTTCCGGGTGCGCGGCGACACCATCGAGATCTTCCCGGTCTACGAGGAGCTCGCCGTCCGCATCGAGATGTTCGGCGACGAGATCGAGGCCCTGTCCACGCTGCACCCGCTCACCGGCGAGATCATCAGCGACGACCGGCAGCTGTACATCTTCCCGGCCACCCACTACGTCGCGGGCCCCGAGCGCCTGGAGCGCGCCGCGAACGACATCGAGAAGGAACTGGGCGAGCGGCTGGCCGAACTGGAGAAGCAGGGCAAACTGCTGGAGGCCCAGCGGCTGCGGATGCGCACCACGTACGACCTGGAGATGCTCCGCCAGATCGGCTCCTGCTCCGGCGTCGAGAACTACTCGATGCACTTCGACGGCCGTCTCCCGGGCTCGCCGCCCAACACCCTGCTCGACTACTTCCCGGACGACTTCCTCCTCGTCATCGACGAGTCCCATGTCACCGTCCCGCAGATCGGCGCCATGTACGAGGGCGACGCCTCCCGCAAGCGCACCCTCGTCGACCACGGCTTCCGGCTGCCCTCCGCGCTCGACAACCGCCCGCTGAAGTGGGAGGAGTTCCAGGAGCGCATCGGGCAGACCGTCTACCTGTCGGCGACGCCCGGCAAGTACGAGCTCTCGCGCGGGGACGGCGTCGTGGAGCAGATCATCCGCCCCACCGGCCTCATCGACCCGGAGGTCGTCGTCAAGCCGACCGAGGGCCAGATCGACGACCTGGTGCACGAGATCCGCCTGCGCGTGGAGAAGGACGAGCGCGTCCTGGTGACCACGCTCACCAAGAAGATGGCCGAGGACCTCACGGACTACTTCCTGGAACTCGGCATCCAGGTGCGCTATCTGCACAGCGACGTCGACACGCTGCGCCGTATCGAGCTGCTGCGCGAACTGCGCGCCGGCGAGTTCGACGTGCTGGTCGGCATCAACCTCCTGCGGGAGGGCCTCGACCTGCCAGAGGTGTCGCTGGTGGCGATCCTCGACGCCGACAAGGAGGGCTTCCTGCGCTCGGGCACCTCGCTGATCCAGACGATCGGCCGCGCGGCGCGCAACGTCTCCGGCCAGGTCCACATGTACGCCGACAAGATCACCCCGGGCATGGAGCGGGCGATCGAGGAGACCAACCGCCGCCGGGAGAAGCAGGTCGCCTACAACACGGCGCGCGGCATCGACCCGCAGCCGCTCCGCAAGAAGATCAACGACATCGTCGCCCAGATCGCCCGCGAGGAGGTCGACACCGAGCAGCTGCTCGGCACCGGCTACCGGGCGAAGAAGGACGGCCGCGGCACCAAGGCCCCGGTGCCCTCCCTCGGTGAGAAGTCGGCCAAGGGCGTTAAGGCCAAGGCGGCCAAGGGCAAGGCGGCGGAGACGGTTCCGACCGACCGTCCCGCGGCCGAACTCGCCGGGCAGATCGAGGAGATGACGGAGCGCATGCGGGCCGCCGCGGCGGACCTCCAGTTCGAGGTCGCCGCCCGGATCCGCGACGAGGTCTCCGAGATGAAGAAGGAACTGCGCCAGATGAGAGAGGCCGGACTGGCCTGA